The DNA region TATGAAGTTCGTGGCAGATAATTTTGAACGAATCATCGTGATGAAAGAAGGAACGGTACTTTTAGACGGATCAGTGAGTGATGTATTTTCACAGCCTGAACGATTAAAGGAAAGTTTTGTTACACCGCCTCCAATCACGCGTGTGGGACAAGGAGTTGGGTTTTCAGATCCAGTATTTACGACAGAAGCGTTCATGATGGTTTTTGAAAGAGAAAGGGGTGAGTAAAATGTTTGATACTGTTGGGGAACTAGTAAAAAGAAAGCGTGAAAGAGACGGATGAGATAAACGCTCCGTAAAAATGGTTGGTTGTTGAATAAAGTCAAGATTGAAAGGTGTGGAAAAAATGTCAGCTAACACTGAGACAGAAAAAGTAATTGGCGTTCCCGTTCCTAGAGAAGGAACTCCTGAATTTGAAAAAATGAATCGGATGGCAAAACGTGCGATTCCGCTGATTTTAATTATCTTTATTTTTGGTATTCTTGAGCAACAGGCATTTGGTATGATTTTTGTTAATATTGGCGAACAGTTGGGAACACCCAATTTAGCGCCGTTGATCACATCGATACCGGGCATCGTTTTGGGAATTGTTTGTGTCATTTATGGTTCTTTGGGAGATTTTGTTTCACTTAAAAAGATGACGATGTTGGGTGTCGTATTATTGATTGTTGGTTCTGCGATCGGATTTATACTGGGACCGATCAATATTTGGGCGGTCGTAATTGCCCGTGTGCTTCAATCAGCAGGAGGACAGGTAGCAGGTTCTGTTTTCTTAGTCTTGGTATCAAAATATATCGCAAAAGAAAATCGTGTGATCTACTATGGTATTTTCGTTGCTGTTTTTAGATTTTCAGCAGCACTAGGTGTGGTAGCAGCAGGTTATGTAACGAAGATCGATTGGCGTTGGTTATTCGCTGTTCCTTTGATTTCTTTCTTATTTATTCCATCGTTAGCGAAAAACTTACCGGACGATCATGCAGAAGGTGCCACGATCGACTGGGCTGGATTTGCCTTGATCGGTGCATTTGCTGGAGCAGTCACGATGTTCTTTACAGATATGAATGTATTTTGGGCAGCAGCCTGTGTGGTTACACTGATTGCTTTTATCGTTTATATCAATAAAGCTAAAAATCCGTTTATTACTCCTGAGTTCTT from Enterococcus sp. 9D6_DIV0238 includes:
- a CDS encoding MFS transporter → MSANTETEKVIGVPVPREGTPEFEKMNRMAKRAIPLILIIFIFGILEQQAFGMIFVNIGEQLGTPNLAPLITSIPGIVLGIVCVIYGSLGDFVSLKKMTMLGVVLLIVGSAIGFILGPINIWAVVIARVLQSAGGQVAGSVFLVLVSKYIAKENRVIYYGIFVAVFRFSAALGVVAAGYVTKIDWRWLFAVPLISFLFIPSLAKNLPDDHAEGATIDWAGFALIGAFAGAVTMFFTDMNVFWAAACVVTLIAFIVYINKAKNPFITPEFFKNPAFIATMTVIFVGYFFSYTLNAGVNAIGLNIYGIDSAEVSTLLVWSILLAAVLGFVCGPVIKRIGRSAGIIMALSFMGLGLIAIAFAIPMGKVWALAVAPCIYYFGTSFFYSPIVDTATLTVSPEESGRVLGVNDLVQAITGSVGVAVFGGMMSSGAMSGGSIVGVDSGAASTYANVFLVGGVIILAALVIFLVTKKTIYSRSRAE